A segment of the Acidobacteriota bacterium genome:
GAAGTGGGAGTGGAAATCCTCAGCGGCGTCCGCTCCTTGGGGCCCATCGGCGTCGGCAACCCGGTGCCCACCTGGGAAGATCTGCAGCAGGTGGACGAGAGCTCTCCCCTGCGCGCCATCCACAAGAATCTGGAGCCGGAGATGGTGGCGCTGGTGGACCAGGCCAAAGAGGCTGGGGAAACCCTCGGCGGCGCGGTGACGGTGATCGCCCACGGTGTCCCCGTGGGCCTGGGATCCCACGTGCAGTGGAACGAGAAGCTCGACGGCCGGCTGGCCCAGGCCATGCTCTCGGTACCGGCGGTGAAGGCGGTGGAGATCGGTGCCGGGGTAGACGCCAGCGGCGGCTTCGGCAGCCAGGCCCACGATCCCCTGGAGCCGGATGGACCTCTGAGACCGGATGGAAGCGGGCGCTGGCGGCGCACCAGCAACCGCGCCGGCGGCCTCGAAGGCGGCGTCACCAACGGCGAGGACGTGGTCCTGACCCTCTACAAGAAGCCCATCGCCACCCTGCGCAAGGGCCTTCCCAGCATCGACCTGGACACCCTCGAGGCCCACACCTCCCAATACGAGCGTAGCGACGTCACCGCCCTCCCCGCCGCCGGCGTCATCGCCGAGGCCATGCTCGCCCTGGTCCTCGCCGACGCCCTCCTCGACAAACTCGGCGGCGACTCCATGGACGAGGTCCTGGCCCACTACCGGGCGACCCTCGATCTGCAGCACAGCTGGCCCCGGCCGCGGGACTCCTCCTGACCCGAAACTCGATGTTCGAAATGGTGGGCTGGCGCCCACCCAACTGCTCGTTGCCGCATCCCCGCGTGTAGGGTGGGCGCCAGCCCACCAAACTCCGCACCGGTTCCATCACCGCCCTCTGGTCCCGAAACTCCTCTGCTGGTATACTAAGAATTAGTTGAGATCGAGTCTCAATAAGGATTCTTTTATCTCAGGAGAGCGCTCCATGGAAATGTCCTCCGCCGCCACCGCTCAAGACGCTCCACAAGATTCGACCAAGGCGTCCGCCGCCGCCCAAGCGCTGCCCCTCACCCAGCTCGCCGAGGGTCAGAGCGCGCGCTTGCTGGACGCCCGCTTGGCGTCGGAAGACTGCTTGCTCCTCAGCGCTCTCGGGCTCACGGACCACTGCCGGTTGCGGCTGTGCAAGTGCGGCGATCCGTGGATCGTGCAGGTGCGCACCACCCGCATCGGCCTGGCGGAGGCCGTAGCCCGCAAACTCCTCGTCCTGCCGGAGCCCCACACCGGGCCCTCACCGCACTGAGACCGAGCCTGCCGTGGGGTCGCCGGCGAAGCTGCCGGTCTTCCGGAGCCCGCTGCTGAAATCTCGTTCCCGGGAACCCCGCCCCCACCTCCCCGCGAGGCGCTTCGGGCTCGACGGCATGTTGCAGAATTTGACCACCGTTCATCCAAAGACCTCGAGAGTTTTACCGTAGCCCATGGCGCCTCCAACCCCAGCGTCGGCCTCGCCGGCGCCCGAGTCCTCTCCCGTGCCGGACCCGAGCCCGGCTCAACCGGTCAGCTCCCACCGCAAGCTGCGCATCGCCCTGCTGGGCAACCCCAACACCGGGAAAACCACCCTCTTCAACCGCCTCTGCGGGCTGCGGGCCAAGACCGCCAACTTCCCCGGCACCACTACCGACGCCCGCTTCGGCCGCTGGGTGCCCCACCCCGAGACGCCGCTGGAGGTCATCGATCTCCCCGGCCTCTACCGGCTGAACCTCGACCTACCGGAATCCCGCGTCTGCCGCCATGCCCTGAGCGGCGAGGGGCTCTTCCGGGCGCCGGACGCCGTGGTGGTGGTGGTCGACACCACCAACCTCAGCCGCAACCTGCATCTGGTGGCGGAGCTGCTCAACTATCGCCTTCCCACCGTCGTCGCCCTCAACATGGTGGACCTGGCCCAGCGTCGGGGCCTGACCGTCGATGCCCAACGGCTGTCTCAGAAGCTGGGCTGCCCGGTGGTGCCCATGGTGGCGCGCACCGGCGCCGGCGTGTTGGAGCTCGGGGAGGCGGTGCGTCGAGTGCTCCGAGAGCCCGCCGCCGGGATCCGGGGACTGGAGATTTCAGGTCTCGAAGCTTCCGACCTCGATGTCTCCGGCTTCGACGCCCCCGGCCTCGAAGGCCCCCATCCCACGCTCCCCGATTGTGAAGACTCCCACGCCCTGGCCGCCTGGGCCGACGGCGTGGTCTCCGCCAGCATCGGCGGTGGCGAGGCCGTCGGCGGGGCCGGCGATACGGTGACGGAAAGGCTGGACCAGGCTTTCACCCATCCTCTGGTGGGCTTGTTGGTGTTCATCGGCGTGATGGCGGGGATGTTCTGGATTCTCTTCGAGCTGGCCACCGTCCCCATGGACCTCATCGAGGCCACTTTCGAGCACCTCGGCGGCTGGATCGAGGGCACCCTCCCTGCCGGGCCGGTGCGCGAGCTGTTGGTGGACGGCGTGGTGGCCGGAGTCGCCGGCACCGTGGTCTTCCTGCCACAGATCTGCCTGCTCTTCTTCCTCATCAGCCTGCTCGAGGACACCGGCTATCTGGGCCGCGCCGCCTTCGTCATGGACCGCCTGCTGTGCCGGTTCGGGCTCCCCGGCCAGGCCTTCGTGCCGCTGCTCTCGAGCCACGCCTGCGCACTGCCGGGGATCATGGCCACCAAGCTCATCCCCGACCGCAAGGACCGGCTGGCGACCATCTTGGTGGCTCCGTTCATGAGCTGCTCGGCGCGCCTGCCGGTCTACGTCCTGCTCACCACCCTGCTCTTCCGCGAGCGCCCCATGCTCGCCGGCCTGGCCTTCGCCGGCTGCTATCTGCTGGGGGCCACCGCCGCCCTGCTCAGCGCCTTCGTCGCTCGGCGCACGGTGCTCAAAGGACGCTCCCGACCGATGGTCCTGGAGCTGCCGTCCTACAAGATGCCGTCCCTGCGCAGCGCTCTGTTCACCGCCTTCGACCAGGGGGTCGGCTTCCTACGCAAAGCCGGAACCTTCATCCTGGGCATCTGCATCGTCATGTGGTGGCTCAGCGCCTACCCTCAATCGCCGCCGCCGGAGTCGGCGGTGGAGCTGCGGCAGGAAGCCTCTCAGCTGCTGGAGAGCGCCCCCGAGCCGGCCCCGGAGGAGATCCAGGCACAGGTCCAGGAGCTACGGGACGAGGCCGCCTTCGAGGAGGCGCAGTACTCCCAACGCTACAGCTTCGCCGGCCGCCTGGGGCGCACCTTCGAGCCGGCGCTGGCGCCCCTGGGCTACGACTGGCAGCTCACCGTCGGTGTGCTCACCAGCTTCCTGGCCCGTGAGGTCTTCGTCTCCACCATGGCGGTGCTGCTGGTGGGAGACGAAGATCTGGACGTCGAGGACTCCGGGGTCATCGAGCGCATCCGCACCGCCCGCCGGGACGACGGCTCTCCCCTCTTCACCCCCGCCACCTCCGCCAGCCTGCTGGTCTTCTTCGTCCTCGCCATGCAATGCCTGCCGACCCTGGCGGTGACCCGCCGGGAAACCGACAGCTGGAAGTGGACCGTCGTACAGCTGGCCTATATGACTGGCCTGGCCTACGTCTGCGCGTTCCTCACCTACCACGGCCTGCATTTGCTGGGCATCCCCTGAGGTGAGCCCACGATGAGCGTGCCCTGGAGCGATCCCCAATTCTGGGTGGTGACCCTGCTGGTGGTGGCAGCGGTGGTGGGCATGGTGCGCTCCCTGCGCCGGGCCAGTGGCGGGGGCGCTGACGGCGAGAAGCAAGAGCCCGCCTGCTCCCACTGTGCGCTGGCGCCGGGATCGCGGGGGCAGGGGTCGGAAGCTGAAGAGCGAGAGGCTGCTCCGACGGCTCGCGCCTCCTGAGCATTTGGATCGGAGCGTCCAAAAGAATTGCCGGTGTACCGACTGAAACCTCACCCCCTCGATCCCCCTCTCCCAGCCGCCCTCCCCACCTTGGTAGACTCCTAGTCCTTCGCCACTAGTCCCTCGTGACTGGGGCCTTCCGCCCCCTGGGAGACCGCATGATTCTGACCCCCGAAATCGTTGCCTCCGTTCTCAAGCGCCAGGGCATTCTCGATGAGCGCCAGGTGGAGATGGTGCGCAAGGAAGCGCGCAACCTCCCCAACGACTATTCCCATCGCGCCTACGAGCAGCGGGCGGTGGCCTACGAGCTGATCCAGAGCATGAAGCTGCCCGTCCACGGTGGCGACAACGGCGACCAACTGGTGGACGAGCACGTCATCGCCCGCGCCCTGGCCAAGGACACGGACCACGAGCACGTGCGCATCGACGCTCTCTCCCTGGACGCCGACCTCATCGAGAGCAAGATGTCCCGCCCCTTCGCCCGCCGCCACCGCATGATCCCCCTGGAGATGGTGGCCGGAAAGCTGCGGGTGGCCTGCGCCAACCCCTTCGATCTCGAAGCCGTGGACTCCTTCCGCCGCATCGCCGACCGCGAGCTGGAAATGGTCGTCGCCTCGGAGCCGGAGGTGCTGCGGGCCATCACCGAGTTCTACGGCCTGCGCCACTCGGTGAAGCGCGCCCAGCAGGATCTGGACCAGAGCCTCGACCTGGGCAACCTCGAGCAGCTGGTGCGGATGAAGAGCGAGACGGAGATCGAATCCAGCGACCAGCACGTGGTCAACGCCGTCGAGTTCATGCTCCAACACGCCTACGAGAGCCGTGCCAGCGACATCCACGTCGAGCCCCGGCGCGAGACCGCGGTGATCCGCTTCCGCATCGACGGCGTGCTCCACGACATCCAGACCCTGCCCAAGGTGGTGCACCGGGCGGTGGTGAGCCGGCTCAAGACCATGTCCCGGCTGGACATCGCCGAGAAACGCCGCCCCCAGGACGGCCGGGTCAAGACCCTCCGCGGCGGCCGCGAGGTGGAGCTCCGCGTTTCCACCCTGCCGGTGGCCTTCGGCGAGAAGATCGTGCTGCGCATCTTCGACCCCGAGGTGCTGACCCAGGATCTGAGCTCCCTGGGCTTCTACGCCGATGAGCTGAGTCATTTCAACGACTTCATCTCCCGCCCCCACGGCATCGTCCTGGTCACAGGCCCCACCGGCTCCGGTAAGACCACCACCCTCTACTCCGCCCTCAAGACCATCGCCAACCGAGAGGTCAACGTCACCACCATCGAGGACCCCATCGAGATGGTCTACGAGGACTTCAACCAGACAGCGGTGCAGAACAAGGTGGGGATCACCTTCGCGGCGGCGCTGCGCCACATCCTGCGCCAGGATCCGGACATCATCATGGTCGGCGAAATCCGCGACCAGGAGACCGCCCACTACGCCACCCAGGCGGCCCTCACCGGCCACCTGGTCTTCTCTACTCTGCACACCAACGACGCCGCCTCCGCCGTCACCCGCCTGTCGGATCTGGGGGTCGAGCGCTTCATGATCACCTCCACCCTCGCCGGCTCCATGGCCCAGCGCCTGGTGCGCAAGATCTGCAGCCACTGCATCACCGACCGCTTCCTCACCGGCGACGAGATCCGCACCCTGCGGTTGTCGGTGCCCCAGGGCAAGAAGGTCAAGGTGCGGGAGGGCGAAGGCTGCCCCGAATGCCGCGGCACCGGCTACCTGGGGCGCTCCGGCATTTTCGAGGTGCTGCCCATCGACGACGCGGTCAAGGACCTCATCCTGGCCAACGCCGACGCTCCGGAAATCAAGCGGGAAGCGGTCAAGAACGGTATGCGCACCCTACGCCAAAGCGCCCTGCGCAAGCTCGCGGAGGGCACCACCACCTTCGAAGAGGTGGTGCGGGTGACCACCGGGGGTTAGCGACCCGGCGAGGCCTCAGACCTCCTCGTCGTCCATCTCCTCCATCTCCGGCTCCGAAGGGGTCGGTGCGAAGCTGCGGGAGATCATGTGGCGGGCGCGCTGGACGAGGTTGGTGGGCTTGGAGATGCGGTTGAACAGGGCGCGGTGGGTGTGGCGGAGGGTCTCCACGTCGCCCTGGCGCAGGAGTTTGATGAGCTCGTCCAGCACCCGCTCCTCCCCACCGTTGTACTCCTGACGGGAACGATCTCGTTCGAGCAGGACCAGAGCGAAGAAGAGGGGATCTTCGAGCTCGGCGCTGGCGGTAGGGTCGGTGCCGGAGAGCAGAGACAGAGGAGGAACTCCGTCGTCCTCCTCCCCCACCACCTCGGCTTCCTCGGCGTCGTCGCGCTGGTAGAAGGGCAGCGAACGGACCTGCTGGGAAAAGCGGGAGAAGAGGAAGAAGAGCTCCTTCTCGGACGCGAAATTACCGATCAGCCGGGCTCCCTTGCCCACCTCCAGGCTTTCCGTATCCTGCAGCACGATGTGGGCTTGGGCGGTGTCCTCCAGGTGCAGGCTGCGGGCGGTGACCTGCCAGGCGGTGAGGCTACCTTGAACGTAGCAGGTCTCGGCGCAGCGCACGCTCACCGCCTCCACCTCGACGTTGGGCTCGATGCGGATGGAGCCACCGACGGATTCCAGGTTGGCGTAGTGCCCGGAGTTCTGGATCACCAGGTTGCCCGGGGTACGCACCGAGAGCTGACCGTGGCTATCCACCTGGATCTCGGTGCCCTTGGGGATGATCATGGTCGGGGCGGCTTCTTCAGCGGTGTTCTTGGCCATGGTCGGAGTCTCCGGAAAGCGGGCGGATTGAAGGAGTCGGGGAATGGCCACAGGCGAGGCTGGGGGCACGGCAAGGTGCCCGGGCGGGCCTAGCGCTGCAGCAATCGTGGTAGCGGCTCGAAGCCTTCCAGCTTGGGGGCGTTGCGGGTGGCGACCAGGAGCTTCTCGCTGTCGCTGAGCTGCAGGTCCAACATGTAGATGCGGGGATCCACCGGCACCAGATTGCCCTCGGTGTCGCGGCGCCGGATCTCGTAGTGCAGGTGCGGGTTGGTGGACAGACCGGTGTTGCCCACCGTCGCCAGCTGATCCCCCTGCTCCACCTTCTGGCCCTTGCGCACCAGAATCTCGTCGCAGTGGGCGTAGAGGGAGATGAAGTCATCGCCGTTCTTCAGCACCACCAGGTTGCCGTAGCGCCACCAGGCGGCGCTGCGGCGCAGCGGATAGCGGCCGGCGAAGACCACCACCCCGTCCGCCGGTGCATGGATGGGGGTACCCTCCAGCGCCGACAGATCGATGCCGGCGTGGAAGTCGAGGGCGTTGGTGAAGGGGTTGCGACGGTGGCCGAAAGGACTGGTGAGGACGAAGCTACCGTGCTCCAGCGGGCAGGTGGAGGGGGTGGTGAGAATCTGCCCCCGCCGCGCCGACTCGAACTCCTTCACCTCCTCGGTGAAGATGTCCAGCACCCGCAGCTGCTCCGTCACCCGCAGGCGGGTACCCTCGCCCTGGCGCACCAGATCGGCGTAAATGGAGTCGGGCACCGACTGCACCTGGAAGGGATAGCCGCCCTGGCCGATGCTCGCTTCGTTGTCCAGGCCGTAGGCCAGGTAGATGCGGTCGAGGGTGAGGCGCAGATCATCGGTCTCCGCAGCCAGGCCTTGGAGCTCCGTCACCAGCGGCCGGAGCTTTTCTCCCAGCGCCTGCCGTTCCGCCACCAGCTGCTGGTACTCGTTGTAACTCCAGAGGTTGGCGATCACCGACGGCGCCTTCCACAGCGCGAAACCGAGGAAGAGGACGTAGGCGAGCACGGCGGCGGCGGCGCTCAACACCTGGCGTCGGGAGAAGAAGAGGTAGCGCACCCGGGAGCGAATATCCATCGGGTGGATCTGCACCTCGAAGCGGTCCCGCCGGCGCTTCGAAGCGAGCTCCTGAGGAGACAGGTTTCCCGGCCGCATCTTGCGCTTGCGGATCTTCACGCCTCAGCTCCCACGGCCAGCTCCTCGGCGGCGGACGGCGTCGCTTCCGCCAACAGCTCCCGATGCAGCCCCGCCGGGCCCGCCACCACGTTGCCGCTGGCGAGGAATCCATCCTCCCCCAGGTCGTCGGTGATCACCCCGCCGGCCTCGCGCACCAATAGGGCCCCGGCGGCGATATCCCAGGGCGCCAGTCCATACTCCCAGAAGCCGTCGAAGACGCCGGAAGCGGTATAGGCCAGATCCAGCGCCGCGGAGCCGCAGCGACGGACGCCGGAGACGCGTTCGAAGACCCGATGGAAGGAAGCGAAGTAACGCTCCCGCACTGCCTGGGAGTGGCGAAACGGAAAGCCGGTGGCGACGAAGGCGTCGTCGAGGCCGGCGCGGGAGGAAACTCGGATGGGCTGGCCGTTGAGGGTCGCTCCGAGACCACGGGCGGCGCCGAAGAGGTCGTTGCGGAGGGGATCCAGCACCACCGCCGCCACCAGCTCGCCGCGGCAGCGGCAGGCGACGGAAACGGCGAAGAAGGGCAGCTGCTTCAGGAAGTTGGTGGTGCCGTCCAGCGGATCCACCAGCCATTGGCAGTCCGCCTCCCCGCCATCGCTCTGCGCAGCGCCGGCTTCTCGCCCGCCCTCCTCTGCCAGGATCGCGTGGTCCGGATGCCGCCGACGGATCACTTCGAGCACCGCCTCCTCGCTCTCATAGTCGACCCGGGTGACGTAGTCGTGGCGCCCCTTGCGCTCCACGGCCAGATCCTCCGCCCGGAACGCCCGGCGGAGAATTTCGCCGCCGGCGCGGGCGGCGGACGTGGCGGTGGTGAGGAGATCCTGGCTCATGCGCATGGGATTCTAGCGTAAATGACCTCCGGGGGCATTCCAGGCCTCGGCCCCCACTGTTGCAACGAGCCAGAATATACGAATAATCAATAGGACTGACCATCAATACAGAAGACTCTTCATCCGGGAGGAACCATGAAACTCGCCCCTTGGCTCGTGCTCGTTGGATCGCTGGCTCTCTCCGTCCTGCTGGCAGCTCCCGCCCTGGCAGGTCCGGCTGCGCCGGAAGATCCATCCCCCGCGATCCAGAATTGCTCGCCCACCGCATCGGCCCTCTCGCCCCCGAGCTGGCAGGCCCAAGGGCACCAGATCGTCTGCGGCACCTGCGGCGAGCCCCAATGCTCCGGAGACCGCCTGGGCGCCGCCTGCCTGCTGAGCAACGGCAGCGTCGGCTTCTGTGATCTCTACACCGGCGGCGGCGGTAGCTCGTGCTCCACCGGCGGCGTCCGCTGCAAATGCAGCAGCGGCTCGCCCCCGTGATCGGCGCCGCCGGAAGGAATTAGAGCGTCACCCGACGCCCACCCAGGAAGGTAGCCACCGGGGAGCCTTTGAGGCGCCAGCCGTCGAAGGGGGTGTTGCGGGAT
Coding sequences within it:
- a CDS encoding inositol monophosphatase family protein, whose protein sequence is MSQDLLTTATSAARAGGEILRRAFRAEDLAVERKGRHDYVTRVDYESEEAVLEVIRRRHPDHAILAEEGGREAGAAQSDGGEADCQWLVDPLDGTTNFLKQLPFFAVSVACRCRGELVAAVVLDPLRNDLFGAARGLGATLNGQPIRVSSRAGLDDAFVATGFPFRHSQAVRERYFASFHRVFERVSGVRRCGSAALDLAYTASGVFDGFWEYGLAPWDIAAGALLVREAGGVITDDLGEDGFLASGNVVAGPAGLHRELLAEATPSAAEELAVGAEA
- a CDS encoding ferrous iron transporter B, with amino-acid sequence MPDPSPAQPVSSHRKLRIALLGNPNTGKTTLFNRLCGLRAKTANFPGTTTDARFGRWVPHPETPLEVIDLPGLYRLNLDLPESRVCRHALSGEGLFRAPDAVVVVVDTTNLSRNLHLVAELLNYRLPTVVALNMVDLAQRRGLTVDAQRLSQKLGCPVVPMVARTGAGVLELGEAVRRVLREPAAGIRGLEISGLEASDLDVSGFDAPGLEGPHPTLPDCEDSHALAAWADGVVSASIGGGEAVGGAGDTVTERLDQAFTHPLVGLLVFIGVMAGMFWILFELATVPMDLIEATFEHLGGWIEGTLPAGPVRELLVDGVVAGVAGTVVFLPQICLLFFLISLLEDTGYLGRAAFVMDRLLCRFGLPGQAFVPLLSSHACALPGIMATKLIPDRKDRLATILVAPFMSCSARLPVYVLLTTLLFRERPMLAGLAFAGCYLLGATAALLSAFVARRTVLKGRSRPMVLELPSYKMPSLRSALFTAFDQGVGFLRKAGTFILGICIVMWWLSAYPQSPPPESAVELRQEASQLLESAPEPAPEEIQAQVQELRDEAAFEEAQYSQRYSFAGRLGRTFEPALAPLGYDWQLTVGVLTSFLAREVFVSTMAVLLVGDEDLDVEDSGVIERIRTARRDDGSPLFTPATSASLLVFFVLAMQCLPTLAVTRRETDSWKWTVVQLAYMTGLAYVCAFLTYHGLHLLGIP
- a CDS encoding FeoA family protein; the encoded protein is MEMSSAATAQDAPQDSTKASAAAQALPLTQLAEGQSARLLDARLASEDCLLLSALGLTDHCRLRLCKCGDPWIVQVRTTRIGLAEAVARKLLVLPEPHTGPSPH
- the aroC gene encoding chorismate synthase, which produces MKRLQLTTGGESHGPGLTALLTGMPAGLRVDFELLRRDMARRMHGYGRGNRMKIEQDEAELRGGVRGGVTLGSPIVLWVQNRDFKNWQPMMDPVETVPHRVEQRRVHQPRPGHTDLAGGIKYLHDDLRNVLERASARETAARVAAGALAKMLLREVGVEILSGVRSLGPIGVGNPVPTWEDLQQVDESSPLRAIHKNLEPEMVALVDQAKEAGETLGGAVTVIAHGVPVGLGSHVQWNEKLDGRLAQAMLSVPAVKAVEIGAGVDASGGFGSQAHDPLEPDGPLRPDGSGRWRRTSNRAGGLEGGVTNGEDVVLTLYKKPIATLRKGLPSIDLDTLEAHTSQYERSDVTALPAAGVIAEAMLALVLADALLDKLGGDSMDEVLAHYRATLDLQHSWPRPRDSS
- a CDS encoding M23 family metallopeptidase translates to MKIRKRKMRPGNLSPQELASKRRRDRFEVQIHPMDIRSRVRYLFFSRRQVLSAAAAVLAYVLFLGFALWKAPSVIANLWSYNEYQQLVAERQALGEKLRPLVTELQGLAAETDDLRLTLDRIYLAYGLDNEASIGQGGYPFQVQSVPDSIYADLVRQGEGTRLRVTEQLRVLDIFTEEVKEFESARRGQILTTPSTCPLEHGSFVLTSPFGHRRNPFTNALDFHAGIDLSALEGTPIHAPADGVVVFAGRYPLRRSAAWWRYGNLVVLKNGDDFISLYAHCDEILVRKGQKVEQGDQLATVGNTGLSTNPHLHYEIRRRDTEGNLVPVDPRIYMLDLQLSDSEKLLVATRNAPKLEGFEPLPRLLQR
- a CDS encoding GspE/PulE family protein, translated to MILTPEIVASVLKRQGILDERQVEMVRKEARNLPNDYSHRAYEQRAVAYELIQSMKLPVHGGDNGDQLVDEHVIARALAKDTDHEHVRIDALSLDADLIESKMSRPFARRHRMIPLEMVAGKLRVACANPFDLEAVDSFRRIADRELEMVVASEPEVLRAITEFYGLRHSVKRAQQDLDQSLDLGNLEQLVRMKSETEIESSDQHVVNAVEFMLQHAYESRASDIHVEPRRETAVIRFRIDGVLHDIQTLPKVVHRAVVSRLKTMSRLDIAEKRRPQDGRVKTLRGGREVELRVSTLPVAFGEKIVLRIFDPEVLTQDLSSLGFYADELSHFNDFISRPHGIVLVTGPTGSGKTTTLYSALKTIANREVNVTTIEDPIEMVYEDFNQTAVQNKVGITFAAALRHILRQDPDIIMVGEIRDQETAHYATQAALTGHLVFSTLHTNDAASAVTRLSDLGVERFMITSTLAGSMAQRLVRKICSHCITDRFLTGDEIRTLRLSVPQGKKVKVREGEGCPECRGTGYLGRSGIFEVLPIDDAVKDLILANADAPEIKREAVKNGMRTLRQSALRKLAEGTTTFEEVVRVTTGG